One region of Scophthalmus maximus strain ysfricsl-2021 chromosome 15, ASM2237912v1, whole genome shotgun sequence genomic DNA includes:
- the dnaaf9 gene encoding dynein axonemal assembly factor 9 isoform X2 — translation MNNCCRLRQVQSLLHEGGAASPDGILCSLGIDSRYNDGCTELAKYLFYGLYGRNHLNLDHALEEFPEEMLDDVILLIKAQCVHLYCNPLNYTYLLPYVSHWRNLHLYCMTEAEYEDEEAAEEFKISSFVTMVQDCYRIGVPYSSQGHVQKFDMFMVEKWPLIQAFALEGIGGGSFFTLKYELMDMSEKLWQVYTRLDPVSLDSLLTEDLVTFEKQWSVFFSSMDLESHLSILELSEAQAGEAFRTYYSHGLISSNINDKSQSQQPFMLFGKHSSSEDLENYSFNFPSESHQVRNTGPRGSAATHMVLQCVAPKGPLTCSRTYFFGTTHSPYLGNQNAEQKKTEVLLLSQIYSAAVQSVLSGIKCYSCSSSASKAKEVAENTFLVALDSMNLSQYRSFLRSKCEFSIQAVNKQGRIIPLTDKESRYVVKTASMTVPDIPDLQRDRGNLGSVVFSESFLESSINIQQRDGTVSSDSCYTILTTTVPRYACWLMESDVKQSEQAQHLSKKEEATCLGTALTVADAAYVFSSSQLSTPEEGKIIFFSEGLLFIHSQYGSVTLPKDHIKTIKFYDPDSSAVASLFVEYESSLLPHLPFPLHSPDQCLVFALQPRSKSHKAFYSKVLPLWKNSESGLTLQLLDQEQLTGTQKNMHTRLQKLHNSQEPPVAKRRGSLKSSYCQLPEQDMFLQHFALSSISQEPMLYDHLGALFPSAELKNPVAGQGDKVVITIISGLTGSHKKRLCNFLVQLNKENGRWVVYEPGTDSFSASHLQQYLSGFLQSQRGPGGKPRLLVLSPGYTDVLDVVQAVLSHPDPVIQACFSIGSVTACVDPFASYLEHRFAFPKLLEQCNQGIVSAVVFTGLTAEQKHPLMQHVQQLVRSANPTAAFIQAERGAVTRNEDVNLILSESSFNEPQMLRARYVLYPGWCKGRFVSGSGSLVLSQQRVAFNRPLERPLFVTRCKELKSSLKPSPFQGNVYNLWGKVKFSGSEQLMEVSYSAVSGSLSVAPDQSADPLTPGPRETNASCFLVFDGVGLTEKGLKDWLRLCTKQRQRKKPKKTKNTLSPHEIKMIHPLRRLSALIVWAVPSHGGQKGNRRLLTRQASQTARGSFSDVHGLTCGRFGIAEDSSLGEMTGILPHIYGAQSGFSTSFPHAEYVCVILCACVRARACVRVCVCVRACVCVCVCVCVCVCVCVSLYCCQADTVLHMANL, via the exons ATGAATAA TTGCTGTCGCCTTCGTCAGGTCCAGTCTCTGCTCCACGAGGGCGGTGCTGCCTCTCCTGATGGCATCCTGTGCTCTCTTG GAATTGACAGCAGATATAATGACGGGTGCACTGAGCTGGCGAAATACCTGTTCTACGGACTGTACGGACGGAACCATCTGAACTTGGATCATGCCCTTGAGGAATTCCCAGAAGAAATGCTCGACG ATGTTATCCTCCTGATCAAGGCGCAGTGTGTTCACCTGTACTGTAACCCGCTGAACTACACGTACCTGTTGCCCTACGTCTCTCACTGGAGGAACCTGCATCTCTACTGCATGACAGAGGCAGAG TATGAAGACGAGGAAGCCGCAGAGGAATTCAAGATTTCCAGCTTTGTCACAATGGTGCAGGACTGCTATCGCATCGGGGTCCCTTACAGCTCCCAGG GACACGTCCAGAAGTTTGACATGTTCATGGTGGAGAAGTGGCCCCTGATTCAAGCCTTTGCCCTGGAAGGCATCGGTGGGGGAAGCTTTTTTACCCTAAAATACGAG CTTATGGATATGAGTGAGAAGCTGTGGCAGGTGTACACCAGACTGGACCCAGTGTCTCTGGACAGTCTACTCACAGAG gACTTGGTTACTTTTGAGAAGCAGTGGAGTGTCTTTTTCTCCAGCATGGATCTGGAGAGTCATCTGTCCATCCTGGAGCTGTCAGAAGCTCAGGCAGGCGAG GCATTCCGTACTTATTACTCTCACGGACTGATCTCAAGTAACATCAACGATAAAAG tcAAAGTCAGCAGCCCTTCATGTTGTTTGGGAAGCACTCGTCCTCCGAGGACCTGGAGAACTATTCCTTCAACTTTCCCTCCGAGAGTCATCAGGTCCGCAACACGGGGCCTCGGGGCTCCGCAGCCACACACATG GTTCTGCAGTGTGTTGCTCCTAAAGGACCATTAACCTGCTCCAGGACATATTTCTTCGGGACGACCCACTCTCCGTACCTTG gaaatcaaaatgcggagcaaaagaaaacagaagtcTT acTTCTATCACAGATTTATTCCGCTGCTGTTCAATCAGTCCTTTCAGGAATCAAATGCTACTCGTGTTCCTCGAGTGCCTCCAAG GCCAAGGAAGTAGCAGAGAACACTTTCCTCGTAGCTCTGGACTCAATGAATTTAAGTCAGTATCGCAGTTTTCTCAG gtcCAAATGTGAGTTCAGCATCCAAGCCGTGAACAAGCAAGGGAG gatCATTCCTCTGACTGATAAAGAAAGCCGTTATGTAGTAAAAACA gcCTCCATGACTGTCCCTGACATCCCAGACCTGCAGCGGGACAGAGGGAACCTGGGCTCCGTGGTCTTCTCTGAATCCTTCCTCGAGTCCAGCATCAATATTCAGCAGAGAG aTGGCACTGTGTCCTCAGACAGCTGCTACACCATCCTGACTACGACGGTGCCTCGCTATGCCTGCTGGCTG aTGGAGTCTGATGTAAAGCAATCTGAGCAAGCCCAGCATCTCTCTAAG AAAGAGGAAGCCACTTGTTTGGGAACTGCTCTGACCGTCGCAGATGCCGCATACGTGTTCTCCAGCAGCCAGCTCTCCACGCCTGAAGAAG ggaAGATCATTTTCTTCTCTGAGGGACTCCTGTTTATCCATTCTCAGTACGGGAGCGTCACTCTGCCCAAGGATCACATCAAAACCATCAAGTTCTATGATCCG GACTCCAGCGCCGTGGCCTCCCTCTTTGTGGAGTACGAGAGCAGCCTGCTCCCTCACCTCCCGTTCCCTCTGCACAGCCCGGACCAGTGTCTGGTCTTCGCTCTCCAGCCCAGGTCCAAGAGCCACAAGGCCTTTTATTCCAAG GTTTTGCCCTTGTGGAAAAACTCTGAATCTGGActcactctgcagctgctggaccAAGAGCAACTGACCGGGACCCAGAAAAACAT gcacaCCCGACTCCAGAAGCTGCACAACAGTCAGGAGCCACCAGTGGCAAAACGCAGAGGCAGCCTGAAGAGTTCCTACTGTCAGCTGCCTGAGCAGGACAT GTTCCTCCAGCACTTTGCCCTGAGCAGCATCAGCCAGGAGCCCATGCTCTACGACCACCTGGGGGCGCTCTTCCCCTCCGCAGAGCTGAAGAACCCCGTTGCTGGCCAGGGAGACAAG GTAGTGATCACCATCATCAGCGGACTGACGGGCAGCCACAAGAAGAGACTCTGCAACTTCCTGGTGCAGCTGAACAAGGAGAATGGACG GTGGGTGGTGTACGAACCTGGTACCGACAGCTTCTCAGCCTCGCACCTCCAGCAGTATTTGTCCGGCTTCCTGCAGAGCCAGAGAGGCCCAGGAGGCAAACCCCGTCTGCTGGTGCTCTCCCCCGG ATACACCGATGTTCTAGACGTGGTCCAGGCGGTGCTCTCCCACCCTGACCCAGTTATTCAGGCGTGCTTCTCCATCGGGTCCGTCACCGCCTGCGTGGACCCGTTTGCTTCCTACTTGGAGCACAG GTTTGCTTTTCCTAAGCTGCTGGAGCAGTGCAACCAAG GTATTGTGAGTGCAGTGGTGTTCACGGGGCTGACAGCAGAGCAGAAGCACCCCCTCATGCAGCATGTTCAGCAGTTGGTACGCTCTGCCAACCCCACCGCCGCCTTCatacaggcagagagaggagctgtcACCAG GAATGAGGATGTGAACCTGATactgtctgagagcagcttcaaCGAGCCACAGATGCTGAGAGCGCGTTACGTCCTCTACCCTGGATG GTGCAAAGGGCGCTTCGTCTCCGGCTCTGGTTCTCTGGTCCTCAGCCAGCAGCGCGTGGCTTTCAACCGGCCCCTGGAGAGGCCTCTATTTGTTACCCGCTGTAAAG aatTAAAATCCTCGCTGAAGCCAAGCCCCTTCCAAGGAAACGTGTACAACCTTTGGGGAAAAGTCAAATTCTCTG GCTCCGAGCAACTGATGGAGGTGAGCTACAGCGCGGTGAGCGGCAGCCTGAGCGTTGCCCCGGATCAGAGCGCCGACCCTCTCACCCCGGGCCCCAGGGAAACCAACGCCTCCTGCTTCCTGGTCTTTGATGGCGTCGGCCTGACCGAGAAGGGACTGAAGGACTGGCTCCGACTGTGCACCAAGCAG aggcagagaaagaagccgaagaagacaaaaaatactCTTTCACCCCATGAAATCAAGATGATACAc CCCCTCAGGCGACTGTCGGCGCTAATTGTTTGGGCCGTTCCGTCCCACGGAGGTCAAAAGGGAAATCGCAGGCTCCTCACCCGACAGGCCTCACAGACGGCGAGAGGAAGCTTTTCAG ATGTCCACGGACTCACGTGTGGCCGCTTCGGCATCGCAGAGGATTCGTCGCTTGGTGAGATGACAGGAATCCTGCCCCACATATATGGAGCTCAGTCGGGTTTTAGCACTTCATTTCCTCATgctgagtatgtgtgtgttattttgtgtgcgtgcgtgcgtgcgcgtgcgtgcgtgcgtgtgtgtgtgtgcgtgcgtgcgtgtgtgtgtgtgtgtgtgtgtgtgtgtgtgtgtgtgtgtgtgtgtgtgtccctgtatTGTTGCCAGGCAGATACTGTCCTCCACATGGCTAACCTCTGA